In Rhizobium sp. N324, a single genomic region encodes these proteins:
- a CDS encoding methylglyoxal synthase has protein sequence MAGGKCLALIAHDQKKDDMADFARANRDILSGWKIVATGTTGGRVLDAAPDLDVTRLKSGPLGGDQQIGALISTGEVDALIFFVDPLTPMPHDVDVKALMRLAIVYDIPMALNHATAIKLLPTLEA, from the coding sequence ATGGCCGGCGGCAAATGCCTTGCTTTGATTGCACATGACCAGAAGAAAGACGATATGGCGGATTTCGCCCGCGCCAACAGGGATATTCTCTCCGGCTGGAAGATCGTCGCCACCGGTACGACCGGTGGGCGGGTGCTCGATGCCGCTCCGGATCTCGACGTCACCAGATTGAAAAGCGGACCGCTCGGCGGCGACCAGCAGATCGGCGCGCTGATTTCGACCGGCGAGGTCGATGCCCTGATCTTCTTTGTCGACCCGTTGACGCCAATGCCGCACGATGTCGACGTCAAGGCGCTGATGCGGCTCGCCATCGTTTACGATATTCCGATGGCGCTCAACCACGCGACCGCTATAAAACTTCTTCCCACACTCGAAGCCTGA
- the mepA gene encoding penicillin-insensitive murein endopeptidase: MAFGFAQAFRTFGKLALAGAIGASLAAGDVGAEQRTPSPGSAKGQFGAVSLPTQGSAQPIGFYAKGCMTGAVALPTDGPTWQAMRLSRNRRWGNPAMIALLERFSQDGVKYAGWPGILVGDIAQPRGGPMLNGHSSHQIGLDADIWFTPMPARHMTAKEREDLPFTTMLQKDKFLTVDPKVWTQSRARLLMLAANYPEVERIFVNPAIKKKMCDTWTGDRTNLGKLRPIYGHDSHFHIRIKCPPGAAGCTPQAPVAPGDGCDKSLAYWFTPAPWAAPKPPKPGAKPPKPPREMMVSDLPKACAAVLDAASVTSMQAATYGGPSAASALTAAPAAEPAADEEEELPDVGPVPNDKPAIQ; this comes from the coding sequence ATGGCTTTCGGCTTCGCTCAGGCTTTCAGGACATTCGGCAAACTGGCGCTTGCCGGCGCAATCGGCGCAAGCCTTGCCGCCGGCGATGTCGGGGCTGAGCAGAGGACGCCGAGCCCTGGCAGTGCCAAGGGGCAGTTCGGCGCAGTCAGCCTGCCGACGCAGGGCTCGGCGCAGCCGATCGGCTTTTACGCCAAGGGCTGCATGACGGGTGCGGTGGCGCTTCCCACAGACGGGCCGACCTGGCAGGCGATGCGGCTTTCGCGCAACCGCCGCTGGGGCAACCCGGCGATGATCGCGCTTCTGGAACGGTTTTCGCAGGACGGGGTCAAATATGCAGGCTGGCCGGGCATCCTCGTCGGCGACATTGCGCAACCGCGCGGCGGGCCGATGCTCAACGGCCATTCCTCGCACCAGATCGGCCTCGATGCCGATATCTGGTTCACACCGATGCCGGCACGCCACATGACGGCCAAGGAGCGTGAGGACCTGCCGTTCACCACGATGCTGCAAAAGGATAAGTTCCTGACCGTCGACCCCAAGGTTTGGACGCAATCGCGGGCGCGGCTACTGATGCTGGCGGCGAACTATCCCGAGGTGGAGCGCATCTTCGTCAACCCGGCGATCAAGAAGAAGATGTGCGACACCTGGACGGGCGACCGCACCAACCTCGGCAAGCTTCGGCCGATATACGGCCACGACTCGCATTTCCACATCCGCATAAAGTGCCCGCCGGGTGCTGCGGGATGCACGCCGCAGGCGCCTGTTGCCCCCGGCGATGGCTGCGACAAGTCGCTCGCCTATTGGTTCACGCCGGCCCCCTGGGCCGCGCCGAAGCCGCCCAAGCCCGGCGCCAAGCCGCCGAAGCCGCCGCGCGAAATGATGGTTTCCGACCTGCCGAAGGCCTGTGCCGCCGTGCTCGACGCCGCTTCCGTCACCTCTATGCAGGCCGCCACTTATGGCGGACCTTCCGCCGCAAGCGCGCTCACCGCCGCTCCGGCAGCGGAGCCGGCCGCCGATGAGGAAGAAGAATTGCCGGATGTCGGCCCGGTTCCGAACGACAAGCCGGCGATCCAATGA
- a CDS encoding extracellular solute-binding protein, translating into MAALWSKIGLFVSLAGVLAPMTATGQDQPFQIGSSVISEMKYKPGFAHFDYVNRDAPKGGDLRLSASGAFDTFNPLLAKGQIAVGLSLAYDTLMKPADDELLVSYGLLAEGLSYPADVSSATFRLRKEAKWADGQPVTPEDVIFSLDKTKELNPLAGNYYHHVIKAEKTGERDVTFTFDEKNNRELPNILGQLMIVPKHWWEAPGPDGKPRDITKTTLEPVMGSGPYKIASFSPGATIRYELRDDYWGKDLNVNVGQNNFRNIIYTYFGDRDVEFEAFRAGNSDYWQETTASRWATGYDFPAVKEGRIKKEEVANPLRSTGILQALVPNMRRDLFKDQRVREALNYGLDFEELNRTVAFNSYKRIDSYFWNTELASSGLPQGRELEILQAMKDKVPPEVFTTPYTNPVGGDPQKSRDNLRKAIALLKEAGWEIKNNRMVNSKTGQPMSFEILLSSPILERWAVPYANNLKKIGIDARVRTVDASQAVNRERSFDYDMIWNVWAETMNPGNEQADYWGSGSVNQQGSHNYAGIANPAVDELIRMIIFAPNRDEQVAAIKAMDRVLLANHYVIPLFYRDTYNIAYWNTVTHPAEFPAYSLGFPDAWWSTSAK; encoded by the coding sequence ATGGCGGCTTTGTGGTCGAAGATCGGTTTGTTTGTATCGCTGGCGGGTGTCCTGGCGCCCATGACGGCAACGGGTCAGGACCAGCCCTTTCAGATCGGCAGCTCCGTCATCAGCGAGATGAAGTACAAACCGGGCTTTGCGCATTTCGACTACGTCAATCGCGATGCTCCAAAGGGCGGAGACCTGCGTCTTTCCGCCAGCGGCGCCTTCGACACCTTCAACCCGCTGTTGGCAAAAGGCCAGATAGCGGTAGGCCTGTCGCTTGCCTACGACACGTTGATGAAGCCGGCGGATGATGAACTCCTCGTCTCCTACGGTCTGCTTGCCGAGGGATTATCCTATCCCGCTGACGTCTCCAGCGCGACCTTTCGCCTGCGCAAAGAGGCGAAATGGGCAGATGGTCAGCCTGTAACCCCTGAAGACGTCATCTTCAGCCTTGATAAGACCAAGGAGTTGAACCCCCTTGCCGGCAACTATTACCATCACGTTATCAAGGCGGAAAAGACCGGCGAGCGCGACGTTACGTTCACCTTCGACGAGAAGAACAATCGTGAGCTGCCCAACATTCTCGGCCAGCTGATGATTGTGCCGAAACATTGGTGGGAAGCGCCAGGACCCGATGGCAAGCCGCGCGACATCACCAAGACGACGTTGGAGCCGGTGATGGGTTCCGGGCCGTATAAGATCGCTTCCTTTTCGCCAGGCGCAACAATCCGTTATGAGCTGCGTGACGACTATTGGGGCAAGGACCTCAATGTGAATGTCGGCCAGAACAATTTCCGCAATATCATCTACACTTATTTCGGCGACCGGGATGTCGAGTTCGAAGCCTTCCGCGCCGGCAATAGCGACTACTGGCAGGAGACGACGGCTTCCCGCTGGGCGACGGGATATGATTTTCCCGCAGTGAAGGAAGGGCGCATCAAGAAGGAAGAGGTTGCAAATCCGCTACGCTCCACCGGCATCCTGCAGGCGCTCGTGCCCAATATGCGGCGTGACCTTTTCAAGGACCAGCGGGTCCGTGAAGCGCTGAATTACGGCCTCGATTTCGAGGAACTGAACCGGACCGTTGCCTTCAACAGCTACAAGCGCATCGACAGCTACTTCTGGAACACCGAACTCGCCTCATCCGGCCTGCCGCAGGGACGTGAACTGGAAATACTGCAGGCCATGAAGGACAAGGTTCCGCCTGAGGTCTTCACGACGCCCTACACCAATCCGGTCGGCGGCGATCCGCAGAAGAGCCGCGACAACCTGCGCAAGGCGATTGCACTGCTGAAAGAAGCTGGATGGGAGATCAAGAACAATCGCATGGTCAATAGCAAGACCGGTCAGCCGATGAGTTTCGAGATCCTGTTGTCGAGCCCCATATTGGAACGCTGGGCGGTGCCCTATGCCAACAATCTCAAGAAAATCGGCATCGATGCGCGGGTGCGCACGGTCGACGCCTCGCAAGCCGTCAACCGCGAACGCAGCTTTGATTACGACATGATCTGGAATGTCTGGGCAGAGACGATGAACCCGGGCAACGAGCAGGCAGACTATTGGGGATCCGGCTCGGTCAACCAGCAAGGCTCTCACAATTATGCCGGCATTGCCAACCCGGCGGTGGATGAACTCATACGCATGATTATCTTCGCCCCCAACCGCGATGAGCAGGTTGCCGCGATCAAGGCGATGGACCGGGTCCTGCTGGCAAATCACTACGTCATTCCGCTGTTTTACCGCGATACCTATAACATCGCCTATTGGAACACTGTCACGCATCCGGCCGAGTTTCCGGCCTACAGCCTTGGCTTCCCCGATGCCTGGTGGTCCACCTCGGCAAAATGA
- a CDS encoding microcin C ABC transporter permease YejB, giving the protein MGAYVIRRLLLMIPTIVGIMAISFIVIQFAPGGPVEQVIAQLTGQADSADQRLSGGGDLPGGGIDEGSKYRGAQGLDPELIAKLEKQFGFDKPPLTRFGEMMWNYIRFDFGESFFRNTSVLDLVKEKLPVSISLGIWILIFSYAISIPLGIRKAIRDGSTFDVWTSGVIVIGYAVPSFLFGILLIVLFAGGSFYDWFPLRGLVSDNFDQLAWWQKPLDYFWHLTLPLISLSLAAFATTTLLTKNSFIEEIKKQYVVTARAKGLNERQVLYGHVFRNAMLIIIAGFPGAFISAFFTGSLLIENIFSLDGLGRLGYLSVVNRDYPIVFATLYIFSLLGLVVSLVSDLIYTWIDPRIDFERRDV; this is encoded by the coding sequence ATGGGCGCCTATGTCATTCGCCGTCTGCTTTTGATGATCCCGACCATCGTCGGCATCATGGCGATTTCCTTCATCGTCATTCAGTTCGCCCCCGGCGGGCCGGTCGAGCAGGTCATCGCCCAATTGACCGGCCAGGCCGATAGTGCCGACCAGCGCCTGTCCGGCGGCGGCGATCTTCCAGGCGGCGGCATCGATGAAGGCTCCAAATATCGCGGCGCCCAGGGCCTCGATCCGGAGCTGATCGCCAAGCTGGAAAAGCAGTTCGGCTTCGACAAGCCGCCGCTGACGCGTTTCGGCGAGATGATGTGGAATTATATCCGCTTCGATTTCGGCGAGAGCTTCTTCCGCAATACCTCCGTGCTCGATCTCGTCAAGGAGAAGCTGCCGGTGTCGATCTCGCTCGGCATCTGGATCCTGATCTTCTCCTATGCCATCTCCATCCCGCTCGGCATCCGCAAGGCGATCAGGGATGGATCGACCTTCGACGTCTGGACATCCGGCGTCATCGTCATCGGTTACGCCGTGCCGAGCTTCCTCTTCGGCATTCTCCTGATCGTGCTTTTCGCCGGCGGCTCGTTCTACGACTGGTTCCCGCTGCGTGGCCTGGTCTCCGACAATTTCGACCAGCTCGCCTGGTGGCAGAAGCCGCTCGATTATTTCTGGCACCTCACTTTGCCGCTGATCTCACTGTCGCTCGCCGCCTTCGCCACGACGACGCTCCTGACGAAGAATTCCTTCATCGAGGAGATCAAGAAACAATATGTGGTCACCGCCCGCGCCAAGGGCCTGAATGAGCGGCAGGTGCTTTATGGCCACGTGTTCCGCAATGCCATGCTGATCATCATCGCCGGTTTTCCCGGCGCCTTCATCTCCGCCTTCTTCACCGGCTCGCTGCTCATCGAAAATATCTTCTCGCTGGATGGCCTCGGCCGCCTCGGCTATCTCTCGGTGGTCAACCGGGACTATCCGATCGTCTTCGCCACGCTCTACATCTTCTCGCTGCTCGGCCTTGTCGTCAGCCTGGTTTCCGACCTGATCTACACCTGGATCGATCCGCGCATCGATTTCGAGCGGAGAGATGTCTGA
- a CDS encoding ABC transporter permease translates to MDAAANPAVATPVKPPRKGLLSPTNIRRWQNFRANGRGYWSLWLFLLLFILSLFAEFLANDRPIIASYKGEILFPVLVDYPEEKFGGFLAETDYRSSVIADEINANGWMVWPPIRYSYRSVNSNIPHSAPTAPFWLMSKEERCSGYPEGVNDPACTLGNLNWLGTDDQARDVLARVIYGFRISVLFGLALTICSAIIGVTAGAVQGYFGGWTDLLLQRFIEIWSSMPVLYILLIIAAILPPGFFVLLGIMLLFSWVGFVGIVRAEFLRARNFEYVRAARALGVNNRTIMWRHMLPNAMVATLTFLPFILSGSITTLTSLDFLGFGMPPGSPSLGEMIAQGKSNLQAPWLGLTAFFAMSIMLSLLIFIGEAVRDAFDPRKTFQ, encoded by the coding sequence ATGGACGCCGCCGCAAATCCTGCTGTCGCCACACCCGTCAAGCCGCCGCGCAAGGGCCTGCTGTCACCGACCAACATTCGCCGCTGGCAGAATTTCCGGGCGAACGGCCGTGGTTACTGGTCGCTGTGGCTGTTCCTACTGCTGTTCATCCTCAGCCTGTTTGCCGAATTCCTCGCCAACGACCGGCCGATCATCGCCTCCTACAAGGGCGAGATCCTGTTTCCGGTTCTGGTCGACTATCCAGAGGAGAAGTTCGGCGGCTTTCTCGCCGAGACCGATTACCGATCTTCGGTGATCGCAGACGAGATCAATGCCAATGGCTGGATGGTCTGGCCGCCGATCCGCTATTCCTACCGCTCGGTCAACTCAAACATTCCGCATTCGGCGCCGACCGCCCCCTTCTGGCTGATGAGCAAGGAGGAGCGGTGCTCCGGTTATCCTGAAGGGGTGAACGATCCTGCCTGCACGCTCGGCAATCTCAATTGGCTCGGCACCGACGACCAGGCGCGCGACGTGCTGGCGCGCGTCATCTACGGCTTCCGTATATCGGTGCTCTTCGGCCTGGCTCTGACCATCTGCTCGGCGATCATTGGCGTGACGGCAGGCGCCGTGCAGGGTTATTTCGGCGGCTGGACCGATCTCCTGCTGCAGCGCTTCATCGAGATCTGGTCGTCGATGCCGGTGCTTTACATCCTGCTCATCATCGCCGCCATTCTGCCGCCCGGCTTCTTCGTGCTGCTCGGCATCATGCTGCTCTTTTCCTGGGTCGGCTTCGTCGGCATCGTGCGCGCCGAATTCCTGCGCGCCCGCAATTTCGAATATGTCCGCGCCGCCCGCGCGCTCGGTGTCAACAACCGCACCATCATGTGGCGCCACATGCTGCCGAACGCCATGGTGGCGACGCTGACCTTCCTGCCCTTCATCCTCTCCGGATCGATCACGACGCTGACCTCGCTGGATTTCCTCGGCTTCGGCATGCCGCCTGGCTCCCCTTCGCTCGGCGAGATGATCGCCCAGGGCAAAAGCAACCTGCAGGCGCCATGGCTCGGGCTGACGGCCTTCTTCGCCATGTCGATCATGCTGTCCCTTCTGATCTTCATCGGCGAAGCCGTGCGCGATGCCTTCGACCCGAGGAAGACGTTTCAATGA
- a CDS encoding ABC transporter ATP-binding protein gives MSDMTEPLLSVRDLSVAFHQGGQTSLAVDHISFDIAKGEVVALVGESGSGKSVSANSILKLLPYPSASHPSGEILFKGKDLLKASERALREVRGNDITMIFQEPMTSLNPLHTIEKQIAEILALHQGLTGQPARQRILELLNQVGIREPEKRLKAYPHELSGGQRQRVMIAMALANRPELLIADEPTTALDVTVQAQILELLRQLKGEHGMSMLFITHDLGIVRKFADRVCVMTKGRIVETGTVEEVFANPKHDYTRHLLASEPRGEPPLADPAKPMVMEGSDIRVWFPIKAGLMRRVVDHVKAVDGIDLSLRAGQTLGVVGESGSGKTTLGLALTRLISSQGRIAFVGKDIAGYSFSEMRPLRNQLQVVFQDPYGSLSPRMSVGDIVAEGLKVHERSLTSEERDQRVCWALEEVGLDPLTRWRYPHEFSGGQRQRIAIARAMVLKPRFVMLDEPTSALDMSVQAQVVDLLRDLQKKHDLAYLFISHDLKVVKALANDVIVMRFGKVVEQGPSSEIFRAPKDEYTRALMAAAFNIEAVPTPAVQQ, from the coding sequence ATGAGTGACATGACAGAACCGCTCCTTTCCGTCCGCGATCTCTCGGTTGCCTTTCACCAGGGCGGCCAGACCTCGCTCGCCGTCGATCACATCTCCTTCGATATCGCCAAGGGCGAGGTCGTGGCACTTGTCGGCGAATCCGGCTCCGGCAAGTCGGTCTCGGCCAACTCGATCCTGAAGCTTCTGCCCTATCCCTCGGCAAGCCATCCCTCCGGCGAAATTCTGTTCAAGGGCAAGGACCTGTTGAAGGCGTCGGAGCGGGCGCTGCGCGAGGTGCGCGGCAACGACATCACCATGATCTTCCAGGAGCCGATGACCTCGCTCAATCCGCTTCATACGATCGAGAAGCAGATCGCCGAGATCCTGGCGCTGCACCAGGGTCTCACCGGCCAGCCGGCGCGCCAGCGCATCCTGGAATTGTTGAACCAGGTCGGCATCCGCGAGCCGGAAAAGCGATTGAAGGCCTATCCGCACGAACTGTCAGGCGGCCAGCGCCAGCGCGTCATGATCGCCATGGCGCTCGCCAACCGGCCGGAACTGCTGATCGCCGACGAGCCGACCACCGCCCTCGACGTCACCGTGCAGGCGCAGATCCTCGAGCTGTTGCGGCAGCTGAAGGGCGAACACGGCATGTCGATGCTGTTCATCACCCATGATCTCGGCATCGTGCGCAAATTCGCCGACCGGGTCTGCGTCATGACCAAGGGCAGGATCGTCGAAACCGGAACGGTCGAAGAGGTCTTCGCCAATCCGAAGCACGACTATACCCGCCACCTCCTCGCCTCCGAGCCGCGTGGCGAGCCGCCGCTGGCCGACCCCGCCAAGCCGATGGTGATGGAGGGGTCCGACATTCGCGTCTGGTTCCCGATCAAGGCGGGCCTGATGCGCCGCGTCGTCGATCACGTGAAGGCTGTCGACGGCATCGATCTTTCGCTGCGCGCCGGACAGACGCTCGGCGTCGTCGGCGAGTCCGGGTCCGGCAAGACCACGCTCGGCCTGGCGCTCACCCGGCTGATTTCCTCGCAAGGGCGGATCGCCTTCGTCGGCAAGGATATAGCCGGCTATTCGTTCAGCGAGATGCGGCCGCTGCGCAACCAGCTGCAAGTGGTCTTCCAGGATCCTTACGGGTCGCTCAGCCCCCGCATGTCGGTCGGCGATATCGTCGCCGAAGGGCTGAAGGTGCATGAGCGCTCGCTGACATCGGAAGAGCGCGACCAGCGGGTCTGCTGGGCGCTGGAGGAAGTCGGTCTCGATCCCCTGACCCGCTGGCGCTATCCGCACGAATTTTCCGGCGGCCAGCGCCAGCGCATCGCCATTGCCCGCGCCATGGTGCTGAAGCCGCGCTTCGTCATGCTCGACGAGCCGACCTCCGCGCTCGACATGAGCGTGCAGGCCCAGGTGGTCGATCTTCTGCGCGATCTGCAGAAGAAGCATGACCTCGCCTACCTCTTCATCAGCCACGACCTGAAGGTGGTGAAGGCGCTGGCCAACGATGTCATCGTCATGCGTTTCGGCAAGGTGGTCGAGCAGGGCCCATCATCGGAAATCTTCCGTGCGCCGAAGGACGAATACACCAGGGCGCTGATGGCGGCCGCCTTCAACATCGAGGCGGTGCCGACACCAGCCGTGCAACAGTAA
- a CDS encoding 2-hydroxyacid dehydrogenase, whose protein sequence is MPTPPVLVDIKFNPEGVARALETAFTDRGSINLADPADRGRDLREAEYALVWKPDADLFARAPNLKVIFSGGAGVDHIIGMHGLPEIPIVRFVDRSLTTRMSEWVVMQCLMHLRGQYAHDSHQRRREWAKLIAPEAAEVTVGVMGLGVLGQDAVAKLKGMGFDVIGWSRTRKEIDGVETFDAGALDAFLGKTDILVGLLPLTPETTGFYDSGLFKRLRRNGALGGPVFINAGRGKSQVEADIVSAIRSGTLGGASLDVFETEPLSPDNPLWELENVFITPHDAAVSEENALFRHVETQIARFERGEPLQFEVDRAVGY, encoded by the coding sequence ATGCCGACACCTCCCGTTCTCGTCGATATCAAGTTCAATCCCGAAGGCGTCGCCCGCGCGCTGGAGACGGCCTTTACCGATCGCGGCAGCATCAATCTCGCCGATCCGGCCGATCGGGGGCGCGATCTCCGCGAGGCCGAATATGCGCTGGTCTGGAAGCCGGATGCCGACCTTTTCGCTCGCGCGCCGAACCTCAAGGTGATCTTCTCCGGCGGCGCCGGCGTCGACCATATCATCGGCATGCACGGCCTGCCCGAAATCCCGATCGTGCGTTTCGTCGACCGCAGCCTGACGACCCGCATGAGCGAATGGGTGGTCATGCAGTGCCTGATGCACCTGCGCGGGCAATATGCGCATGACAGCCATCAGCGGCGCCGTGAATGGGCCAAGCTGATCGCGCCGGAGGCGGCCGAGGTGACCGTCGGCGTCATGGGCCTCGGCGTGCTCGGCCAGGATGCGGTCGCCAAGCTGAAGGGGATGGGTTTCGATGTCATCGGCTGGTCGCGCACCCGCAAGGAGATCGACGGCGTCGAAACCTTCGATGCCGGCGCGTTGGACGCGTTCCTTGGAAAGACCGACATCCTTGTCGGCCTGCTGCCGCTGACGCCTGAGACGACAGGTTTTTATGATAGCGGGCTATTTAAGAGGCTGCGCCGCAACGGCGCGCTCGGGGGGCCGGTCTTCATCAATGCCGGCCGCGGCAAGAGCCAGGTCGAGGCTGACATCGTTTCCGCCATTCGCAGCGGCACCCTCGGCGGTGCCTCGCTCGATGTCTTCGAGACGGAGCCGCTCAGCCCCGACAATCCGTTGTGGGAATTGGAGAACGTCTTCATCACGCCGCACGACGCGGCCGTCTCCGAAGAAAACGCGCTGTTCCGCCATGTCGAGACGCAGATCGCCCGGTTCGAGCGCGGCGAGCCGCTGCAATTCGAGGTCGACCGCGCCGTCGGCTATTAG
- the pncB gene encoding nicotinate phosphoribosyltransferase — MARTDIARRVYNHAWKLDPIVRSLIDTDFYKLLMLQMIWKLYPDVNASFTLINRTTRVRLADEIDEGELREQLDHARTLKLSKKEMIWLAGNSFYGRAQIFEPEFLAWLSNFQLPEYELSKKDGQYVLDFHGSWKETTMWEIPALAIVNELRSRSAMKALGPFTLDVLYARAKAKMWSKVERLKELPGLRISDFGTRRRHSFLWQRWCVEALKEGIGPAFTGTSNVLLAMDSDLEAVGTNAHELPMVAAALAQTDEQLRNAPYKILRDWNKLYGGNLLIVLPDAFGTAAFLRDAPEWVADWTGFRPDSAPPIEGGGKIIDWWKKMGRDPRQKLLIFSDGLDVDAIIDTYRHFEGRVRMSFGWGTNLTNDFSGCAPTEISGLNPISVVCKVSDANGRPAVKLSDNPQKATGDPAEVERYLKFFGAEDRIDQTVLV; from the coding sequence ATGGCCAGGACCGACATCGCAAGACGCGTCTACAATCACGCTTGGAAGCTCGATCCGATCGTTCGCAGTCTGATCGATACCGACTTCTACAAGCTGCTGATGCTGCAGATGATCTGGAAGCTCTATCCCGACGTGAACGCGTCCTTCACCCTCATCAACCGCACCACGCGTGTGCGGCTCGCCGATGAGATCGACGAAGGCGAATTGCGCGAACAGCTCGATCACGCCCGCACGCTGAAGCTTTCCAAGAAGGAGATGATCTGGCTGGCCGGTAACAGCTTCTATGGCCGCGCCCAGATCTTCGAGCCGGAATTCCTCGCCTGGCTTTCCAACTTCCAGCTCCCCGAATACGAGCTGTCGAAGAAGGACGGGCAATATGTGCTGGATTTCCATGGGTCCTGGAAGGAAACCACCATGTGGGAAATCCCGGCGCTTGCCATCGTCAATGAGCTGCGGTCGCGCTCGGCGATGAAGGCGCTCGGTCCCTTCACCCTCGATGTGCTCTATGCCCGCGCCAAGGCGAAGATGTGGTCGAAGGTCGAACGGCTGAAGGAACTGCCGGGCCTGCGCATCTCCGATTTCGGCACCCGCCGCCGTCACAGTTTCCTCTGGCAGCGCTGGTGCGTCGAGGCGCTGAAGGAAGGCATCGGCCCGGCCTTTACCGGCACCAGCAACGTTTTGCTGGCGATGGATTCCGATCTTGAAGCCGTCGGCACCAATGCCCACGAACTGCCGATGGTGGCCGCCGCCCTGGCGCAAACCGACGAGCAGCTGCGCAACGCGCCTTATAAGATCCTGCGCGACTGGAATAAGCTCTATGGCGGCAACCTCCTGATCGTCCTGCCGGATGCTTTCGGGACCGCAGCATTCCTGCGCGACGCGCCGGAATGGGTTGCCGACTGGACCGGCTTCCGCCCGGACAGCGCTCCGCCGATCGAAGGTGGCGGAAAGATCATCGACTGGTGGAAGAAGATGGGCCGCGATCCGCGCCAGAAGCTGCTGATCTTCTCCGACGGTCTCGATGTCGACGCCATCATCGATACCTACCGGCATTTCGAAGGCCGCGTGCGCATGAGCTTTGGCTGGGGTACCAATCTGACGAATGATTTTTCCGGCTGCGCGCCGACCGAAATATCCGGCCTTAATCCGATCTCGGTGGTCTGCAAGGTCAGCGACGCCAACGGCCGCCCGGCGGTAAAACTCTCCGACAACCCGCAGAAGGCGACGGGCGATCCGGCAGAGGTCGAGCGTTACCTGAAATTCTTCGGCGCCGAGGACAGGATCGATCAGACCGTTCTGGTGTAG
- a CDS encoding CrpP-related protein — protein MFETLLEMQERGVRDRARGRSLADNPMSKPDILPITDFQEWYSMFDAWRFGWSIEDAMAGHSNAPRDRGTVSLAYTRTV, from the coding sequence ATGTTCGAGACTCTGCTTGAAATGCAGGAGCGTGGCGTACGGGACCGTGCGCGTGGCCGCAGCCTCGCCGACAATCCGATGTCGAAGCCGGATATCCTGCCGATCACCGATTTCCAGGAATGGTACTCGATGTTCGACGCCTGGCGCTTCGGCTGGTCGATCGAGGATGCGATGGCCGGGCATAGCAATGCGCCGCGGGATCGCGGCACTGTGTCCCTCGCCTACACCAGAACGGTCTGA
- a CDS encoding KTSC domain-containing protein: MEELSVKSKIIKSVYFSQEDGRLRICFKNGEERLFEGVPSSEAHAMTVAPSPGHYYLDRIRTRFRRLAA; the protein is encoded by the coding sequence GTGGAAGAACTTTCGGTCAAATCGAAGATCATCAAATCCGTCTATTTCAGCCAGGAAGACGGGCGGCTCAGGATTTGCTTCAAGAATGGCGAAGAGCGGCTGTTCGAAGGCGTTCCGTCCTCCGAAGCCCATGCAATGACGGTGGCGCCCTCTCCGGGCCATTATTATCTCGACCGGATCAGAACCCGGTTTCGGCGATTGGCTGCCTGA
- a CDS encoding RBBP9/YdeN family alpha/beta hydrolase codes for MIIHSDANENASFSSARMIRGNHMKDIIILPGIGGSGDAHWQTRWEISNPAMRRFQPADWDKPDLADWISALDRAVCASATPPLLVAHSLACLLVAHWQQLSSLDVAGAFLVAVPDPKSASFPAEAAGFGNPPTKKMRFPTLIIASTDDPFGSLDYVHARADFWGSGLVEIGPFAHINGQSGLDDWGQGKALLTAFSAGLARSHRA; via the coding sequence ATGATCATTCATTCCGACGCAAATGAAAATGCATCATTTTCATCCGCACGAATGATCAGAGGAAACCACATGAAGGATATCATCATATTGCCGGGGATCGGTGGTTCGGGCGACGCTCATTGGCAAACCCGCTGGGAAATCTCGAACCCGGCAATGCGGCGTTTTCAACCAGCCGACTGGGACAAGCCCGACCTGGCGGACTGGATTTCGGCCCTCGATCGCGCCGTCTGCGCATCGGCAACCCCGCCCCTGCTCGTTGCCCACAGCCTTGCCTGTCTGCTGGTTGCTCATTGGCAGCAACTCTCATCGCTTGACGTCGCAGGGGCCTTTCTTGTGGCGGTCCCGGATCCGAAGTCCGCTTCATTCCCTGCCGAGGCGGCCGGATTCGGTAATCCACCAACGAAAAAGATGCGCTTCCCCACTCTGATTATCGCAAGCACCGATGATCCTTTCGGCTCGCTCGACTATGTCCATGCGCGCGCCGACTTCTGGGGTAGCGGCCTTGTTGAGATCGGCCCTTTCGCCCATATCAACGGGCAGAGCGGCCTTGACGACTGGGGCCAGGGGAAGGCCTTGCTGACGGCCTTCTCCGCCGGATTGGCAAGGTCGCACCGGGCTTGA